ACCAACGCGAAACCAGCACCAAGGCCCCGAGCCTGCTCGACCGCGAAACCTACGGGCAGATTCTGGATCAGCCTGCCCCCGACGAGGATTCCTCTGACTTTGCCTCGGGCCTGAACCAACCGGCCTCGCAGCACCTCAGCAACGAGGAGCGCGTGCCGGGCGAAGAAAACCGCAACGCCCGCTCCGAGTAGCGTTGCGCCCCCGCCATACCCCCGCCCCGGCCCCCCACGGCCGGGGCTTTTTTATCGACCTAGGCGCCCCGCGCTACGTACACGCAGGCAGTACCGAACTTACATCCGCAACCATGGCATCGAAATCACAGCACCCGCAATTCGACGAGCAAGACGACCACCAGGCCCGCCAGGAGCGCCAGGAACAGCAGCAGCGCGCCGCGCAGGACCGCCCCACTCCCGCCGAAGAAAACAACAATACCGAGGGCAGCACCACGGCCATGCTGAACCGCGAAACCCACGGCCAGATTATGTCGCGCAGCACCCCCGACCGCATTTACTCCGATGGCAGCGACGATACCGAAACGCCGCGCCCGCCCACGCTCACCGACGATACCACCGGGTTCGACCCCACCAACCGCACCCGCTAACCCTGCCACGGCCCGCTGCACCTAGTAGCGGGCCGTGCTGTTTTGGCTTACTTACAAATAGTTACCTAGGGCTATACATCAACCAATCAAGCCTTTGCTGGTATTTAAATAGCTGGTTGCGAATATTTTTTTGCAACAGCGCTTGACATTCGCTCTGACTATGACGTATGTTTACGTCATACTTCAAGCATCCATGACTTACGCCAAGCTTTCCGGGTTCACCGAAGCCCAGCGGCAGCTAGCCCGGGTAGCCAAGGCTTTGAGCCACCCGGCCCGCATTGCCATCATCGAGCTGCTGGCCGCCAAAAAATCCTGCATTTCGGGCGACATCGCGGCCGAGCTGCCTTTGTCGCGCACCACGGTTTCGCAGCACCTGCAGGAGCTGAAAGCTGCCGGGCTGATCAGGGGCGACATCGACGGCCTCACGGTGTGCTACTGCCTCGACACCGACACGCTCAGCCGCGTGCAGCAACACTTTGGCGCCTTTCTGCAACAAGCCGCCTGCTGCAACACCACCGACGCTTCGGCTGGCTGCGCCTGCTAGGTGCTGCCGCCTCTCTGCCCATTCCTCAACCTTTTTTCCGCCCTTCTGATCTATGAAAACCGCTTCCTTCCCCCGCATGCACGTTTCGCTGTACGTGTCCGATATCCAGGCCACCATCAGCTTTTACGACACGTTTTTCGGCCAGCCCGCCGATAAGATTAAACCCGGCTACGCCAAGTACGTGCTCGAGCAGCCCTCGCTGATTATCTCGTTTGTGCAGAACCCAACGCGCGTGCAAAGTCACTTCGGCCACCTGGGCTTTCAGGTAGAAACGCCTGAGCAGCTGCAGCAGCGCCTGGCCGTGGCAAACGCGGCGGGGCTGGTACAGCGCCAGGAAATCGGCACCAACTGCTGCTACGCCAAGCAAGATAAGTTTTGGGTAAACGACCCCGACGGCGTAGAATGGGAGGTGTACTACTTTCATGAGGACGCCGAGTTCAACGACCCGCACTACGACGACCACGACACGGCCGGAGCAGCCAGCCAGTGCTGCATTGCCCCCAGCGCGGCCGAGGTGCTGACCACCGCCCCAATGGCCTTTACGCTGCTCGACACCGCGGCCCCGGCAGCCGCGTGCTGCGGCACCAGCGGCAGCTGCTGAGGCGGCCGCTGGCAACTTTTGCTGTACTCCGAACCCCTGCTCCGATGCTGCTGCAACCGTTAACCGAACATCACTGGCCCGCCGTGCAAGCTATTTACGCGGCGGGCATTGCCACC
The sequence above is drawn from the Hymenobacter sp. YIM 151858-1 genome and encodes:
- a CDS encoding ArsR/SmtB family transcription factor — encoded protein: MTYAKLSGFTEAQRQLARVAKALSHPARIAIIELLAAKKSCISGDIAAELPLSRTTVSQHLQELKAAGLIRGDIDGLTVCYCLDTDTLSRVQQHFGAFLQQAACCNTTDASAGCAC
- a CDS encoding ArsI/CadI family heavy metal resistance metalloenzyme; amino-acid sequence: MKTASFPRMHVSLYVSDIQATISFYDTFFGQPADKIKPGYAKYVLEQPSLIISFVQNPTRVQSHFGHLGFQVETPEQLQQRLAVANAAGLVQRQEIGTNCCYAKQDKFWVNDPDGVEWEVYYFHEDAEFNDPHYDDHDTAGAASQCCIAPSAAEVLTTAPMAFTLLDTAAPAAACCGTSGSC